A region of the Lycium barbarum isolate Lr01 chromosome 1, ASM1917538v2, whole genome shotgun sequence genome:
accggagctccgagctccggtgaACTTCTCACCACCACAGTCACGAATCCCCACCACAACCAAACAGCCCCTTCGTCTTCTtcgctgctccggcgaggagcttcaagctccggtgaaccggagcagcccaCAATATCACCACACCAACCCACTACCACCAATGACGCCAACCAGCAGCTCTACCCCTTACCTCCATCGTCCTGTCTCCTTGACCAAAAAAAAGAAACATTTCGAATCTATTTTAAATCTTGATCGGAGCTTATAATATGAAGAATAAAAGCATTTCAAAAGGGGTTCAAATTATATGTATGTAATGTAAAGATGAATTATTATTTAATGTTAAGTTGAAAAATGAAAGAAGCAAAAGCAATGCCGGAAAAAATGGAAAGGAGAGAGAAATGTTTGTTTTTGTTGAAGAAGAAACAGATGATGAATGTTATGTTTATGGAGATTCGAGCTAACACTATTTTTCATCTCTACTCTTTCTTTTTgtccttttcattttttattctCTTTGTTCTTTAATTCAATCATCATAAAGCTCACTCAAATCTCTGTCTCTCTTTAACAAAAAATATTCAACTTTTCACTACCTAAAGCCTttgtatactttttttttttttttgatctggGGTTCTCTTGAAGTTCaaaaaagattcaatttttcATTACATAAGAGTCTTTTTAATTGTGTTTCTTGATCTGGGGTTCTCTTATTAGACACTGAAGTTGAAAAACTTTCTTGCTTTTTATGTGGGGTTGTTTATTTATCTCTAAatattgttaatttttttttttttggcagtttTAGTTGTTTTGTTTAAGAGGAATTAGTTTTAGAATCTGActtgagtgttttttttttttcaatagttGTTTGGTTCTGAGCTCTGGATCTGATCTTGATTTTTATGAAAATTTAATTTTGGGATGAAATCTTGATGATTTTGGGATTGGTTGAGTTGGGTTTTTAGGTTTTGAGTCAATAGTGTGGccaatgaagaaatttccgtcgatttccaaggcctttcatgtacaaagacggggttttttttattttaagtttattcattacttttttttaattcatccgataattatttattctcttactaacatttttattaagtctcatgcaggcatccggagttacttttgaagatgacactcaaaagaagttcaaatagcttttTAAACtctttgtttatatattttttttttaccttcttaaattatgcaagcataaaatatagtgaaactttactttttagggtgcaggttggcggtatttatttatgatctgcttatgtgatttaaattttatgtgttttagacaaattaacattagacagttattatttttcgtagctaatattcttatagttatcacgtttcgctagagttttaatttagtagcttagcacacttaagtaaataaatagggtgatttgcctcaatatttaggttttaaaatgtactctcataattaattgattaggtgtaTATACTtgactagttaaattagttaactcaccttgcGTGCAGAATAATTTCATGTCCGTTCCTTATACCTTTTCACATACTCAAGCTCTTAAGTTGCAGATAacctttttaaataattttttatatcacatatgtttaaatctgtttttttttttttttcattcagaaGCAAATCGTTCATTGTTAAGTAAATACCTTTATAATATATTCATTTAAAGCTAAAATTTTTAGTCACTGTAATTGCGCACTTTATTTACTTGTAAATTATCACGTAATGcatattttttatacatatgtaaatacttacaccttttactacataaacattcatgttagttattcttagtctaaattctattaatttttgtaaataataatcaagcctttaacacatccctcgtatagttaaattggtccagccgggaaccacatttgtggattctgaaggatgcctaacaccttctcttcggaataatttgaacccttacctaaaatctcacttattttcgtagaccatgttaagctgcatatattaataatttataggtaccctagtataccttaaatactaggtggcgactctgtacataattaatcgtttcagagctccataagttgtgctttgtttagccctcggtaaaaatagggtgcaacaatGAGGTCCAAAGCAAAATATTCAGTATAGAACGAAATACTGATGCTAATCCTGTGCACAAATTAAACATTTGCTTTCTAGAACTAAAAGAGCAATCGAGGAGAAAAATATAGTCAAATAACAGAATCACATGATAATCGTATGAGAGTCGAGTAAAGTGTCCAAATAGAGTCGAATTCAGGATTTTAATTTTATGAGTTCAGAACTCGAGTTCCAACAACTGAATCCATCAACTTGAGTGGGGTTTACACAAATAAATCTAGATCGAGACTGAAATTTATAAGCTCAAAGACCATATCTATGCTACTAGATCTATCCGCTCCCGAGTACAATTTATGACAACCGCCAAGACTATTGGGCAACCTTTCTATCGTTCAAAAGTTTTAACTCAACGAAAGACAAGGCATGGACCTCTTCATGAAGAAAAAATTTAGAAACATAAAAAGGTAGAAGTAAAATGCTTATACCAACCAAAATTATTCAAAAATATAAGATTCAGAATATGGCAGTGAACCTGGAGAGTCACAGGTTTGCAGTAATCAATTGAACACTCGAAAGGAAAATTGTAAAAAAAGCAGAAATATTTCTACAAGAGGAAAAAAGCTTGACTTGTGATTGTCAAGTCCCTTTTATCAAATCTCTTCCAACATTCAGTGGACCCCTTTCTCTGACAATTCACAAGATCCCTCGAAATTGCTGCTCTTGCTTCCtcctcctctttctctctctcatgAAGATTGAAGTTTTTGACCCTGTTCCAACTTTTTTACACTCTGAACATTGTATCATTCCACTGTAGTGAAAATCCTTGAATTAATAGCTCCCACAAGTTTGGACCTTTAGAGTAATTCCATTCAGTATGAGTACTGAGCTTTTATTATCCGCATACATTAACTTTttgcatatgtatacatatttcGAGTGGAAAACAATAGGTTCAGTTGAACCCAATGAAGCAACCTTAGATCAGTGACTTCCATTGTACTGGCTTAATCCCATGGCTgaactggaaatattctggaactTGGCCAGCTCATCTTTTGATAAAAAAGGACTGCTTTCATTTCTTCCTACACCAAGAAAATCTCTTGTTAAGCTTCCTTCAATAGCTCCATTTCTACTCAGATTTACTTGCTTCCCTTTGTTCAAAAAAGGATCTGAACTCTTTCCATTTGCATTAATACCATCTAAAGAACTCGAGCTCATATCCCCGAACAACAGCCTATTTCCTTGATTAACATTTGGAGTCAAAGATGAAACTGTTGACGGAGAGTTCATCATTAAGCCATTCAAATTCTGATCATTAGCAGCAAATTGTCCTTGTCCGTTGCTTTTAGAGAAAGAATAACCCATTAACCCAAATCCAGTGCCGAAGAGGGCCGAATTGCTCCTCGTTGATCCCATTTGGGCTGCTTTTTGCAATAGTGCAGTAGCCGacatatttgttgttgttgtttcttgGTGATGATTGTTATTGTAGTACATTGAATTTATTGTCTCCGACAAATTTCTTTTGTTCTCTTCTTCCTCTTTTAGCAGTACTCGTGAAGGAAGTTGAGATGAGGAAGAGCCAATTCCAGAATCATCATTACCACCACCACCATTAATGAACCattgttgattattgttatgagCCGCCATTTGGACCAATTCATGATGAGGCAAGTTGCTAGTAGTTGAGCTTGATGATGCTACTAAGAAATCATTACCTGAATTTGGATTCATATTATTGTCCAACCAAAGTGGTATCCTTGGTTTTTGTCCATCAACATTATTGAGTTGATGATGATGACTAATTGCAAAGTCCAATCCAAGTCCCATAAACTCAGGCCTAAATAAATTAGAACCAAATTGGGGATTTCCACTGTGCTGAAGATTATTACTAAATCCCCCATGCAACAATATTTCATTTCTGAAATTCAGATTTGTTGCACTTGGAACTGAAGTAAATCGTGCACTTTCTTCCGCTAATGCATCACAAAATGCTCGATGTGTTATAAAGCTGTCCTTTCTGTTCAATTTCAAGTTAGTAGCATTAAATTTCACATAGATTTAATTTACTACCGCATTTATTTCCTCAATTGACTAATCTTAGGATTGTCCATTTATATTCTCTAATGTACTAGATGTAATAAATTCAACTAGAAATGATAAGGATGTTTGATACCTGGAGAAAAGTGTTCCACAATCACATTTATATTCTCTCGTGCCACAAATCTTAGTATGGGCTTTCCAATCAGATTGAATTGCATATTTCTTTGAACATTTCTCGCACTTCCACTTCTTCTCACCATGTTTTCTCGAATAGTGTTTTTTAATACCTGTTAAATCCCCGAGAGCTCTGGATGGATCGTGGTGGATACAGGTCTTTTCGGGGCAAATATAAACTTTCTTCTTGATCACTTCATTTTTGTTCCTTTGCTTTAGCTTCCATGGCAAGTTGTGACCTCTTCTATGGAGTTGTAAATTCTGGTCCCTCTGGAAACCCTTGTTGCAGATTTCACATAAGAATCGATTCGTCGCCATCAGTGATTTAGGTGATAATGCTATCACTTCTGCATCTGGATATGTTAAATatcaacaaaaaagaaagaaaaaaaaaagcaaatcaATTATGACAAACAAAAAAAGGAGTCTTGAGAATAACCTTGTTGAGATATAATATAATAAACTTGCTTACCTGGTTTTCCTGGgaggtttctttttcttttggcagATGGATTTGAATTAGGGTTTGGATTATTACTACTAGGGTTTGAGTTCGAGTTTGATTTTGGATCTTGAATGAAAGCTAGGGAAGAAAGTCCATCATCAGACATCATTTTTGCAGCTGAAATATGGACTGAGAagagttggagaagaagaaggaggagctTAAGTGAGaaggaaccaaaaaaaaaaaacagctcaGCTTTCAGAAGAAACCAAAGATTTTGCTTAAAACAGCTAAATCCCAAGATTACACTGTATAAGCTAAATCCAAAGTTAAAAACTAGACAAAATAATGGTTACAAACTGCACGATTCCATCCACAGActatttcctcttcttcttcttacaGAGGTTCTCTGGTATTCACTTTGTGTTTGAATGTCTAGTAGCAAAACTACCATACAATATCATGGCCATACAAATaattttcctctctctctctatctctgtCTCTATTTTATTCCTTATCTTATACGGCTTTTCTTTCTATAGTCGGTTAGACATAGACTCAAAGTGGACCACTCCACCCTCCCCCCAAAAACGACCCTGTAAAAATATTGAGCTTACCTTCTACAAACTGATTGCAGTGTAAAAAGGTCTTTACATTATTATGTCGTCATTTAAATAAATATTGAAAATGATAGAAATAAGTTATGTATGCTTGTTACATATCGTTTCAGATGTATCGTGTTGtattgtattatattgtattgtactgACATGATGAATGAAAATTCGGATAGTTAAACTGTTTTTCGTCATTTAATAATGTCACGCATCAAGAATCTAAAGACTAACCTTGCGATATTACAAAGAAAAAGTAGAGTACGCAATAAATTTATTATAAGAAAAAAGGTTGGGTAAAGGGTAAAATTAGATTGTTAAATAATAAGTAAGGGGGCAACGAAAAAAAAGTAATCACCTACGGACCAAATCTATAGTTTACACTGGATGAGTGAAGGGTATATACGGTATGAGACCTCTAGCTACAGTATTtacatgcatgtatatgtatttccAACTTAATCTGAAGATAATTACATATACCATTCTCAAAATATAAAATCAGTaattaaattgtttttttttgtttaatcttATGTTAAAatatgattgtcaattttttcaAGGATTGGTTTTTGGACCCTCGGTTACTGAGAAAGAGAAAACAGGGACGAAAAatccaaaaataaaaggaaagagaTAGAACATAATGCATATGCTCCCTTAGTACGATGTCGTCCCGTGAAGTCCCAGCTGGAAAATATTATATTGCATTTGAGTGGGAGAATTAGGTGGGTGCACTGTGGGCCCAATATGTACTACTATATCCCTAGTTATTTTTACTGTTTATTTTAGTTAACGACTTCTCTTTGTGAAGGTAAATGTTACAATTGGTTGAGGGAACACGCTGTAGCTTTTCTTACATAATTTCGTATACCCTAGTTACTTAAATTTTGGGGTTAAATTAGACTTAAAGAGTTAACTTTTCACGGAAATTACTTATTTTTTCCCTCCACCCGTATCATTTTATCTGAAACCGTTACTCCTTTTACAGTTAAACTATTCATCCTTTGGCTACGTTTTCTCAAATTCttttttaaatatttcaaattaTTATCTACATTGATTATTAGTAGtagttgtatacggtaaaaatcggatgtgAGTCAAACCGGTGAAGCGAGAAACCGGAGGGAGAAGGGAACAAGAACATACATGAAGACTCTCATTCTGAACCAGAGGAGCGCTTGTCCGGAGCTAATCGGGGAaccatttggtccggttcctTCATCACCGAGTTGGTCGAGGTCGTTACCCCGAGTATCCGTGCCGTTTGTGCGGTACAGCCGTTGCACACAAGCCACGAgtcagtagcgtcctgccatggtcaacaaccaaccatgcgtgtgtcagactgtacggccaacctaatcccaccaaatccgttcagagttgtacttattattattactttAACAATTTGTATGGTATGAGGCCcatagaggcaacactataaatagaacTCATCCCCCTCCTTTGGAGAGGTTGGCTTATTCATTttcaagaacacttgtaacatcaaagcatatatacaatctctctctctccAAGATCTGATTCGGTCCATAGTGACCATTTGCATTTTCATTGTATTTCCTCAAATAAGTGTTGCATGTCATTTAACAAGCATTAATACTCTTCATCAATTGCATTGCTACATAACGTCTATACACTCTATTCCCTACGGTATATATTGAGATttaaacacatatcctatacccacttacaaattcaattgattatccaaattcggggtaaacagtttggcgcccaccgtggggctaggataatagtggtctttggtctCGATTTCTATCattttcatcaaaatcaaaaaatCTCCTGTCCATCTCTGCGAAAAATGGACTAAATGGCCGACATCGAACAATCTAGCCATGTCAacaacaccgagattgtggcTAGGGCTGTTTAcgattttggttaaaaccaaaccgaataaaaaaaccgacatttggtttggtttggttttaaattttaaaaaccaataatatttggtttggttatggttctattaaaaaataaccgaataaataaccgaaccaaaccgataaattatatacataaattttataattatttatatgtataatattagtttttcataaataattataaatattttataccttttaatcattaatttgatttttggtctacttatttcatatgattgtttaaggcccatgtttttaagagtATGTcaaagcccatgtctttaagtcgtttaactctttaagtgttaagtgtaaacctactaacagaagctcacgttagagtctaatgtctttaacttaaatttttagcctttctttgtcagccatttgattttaggttgtttcttcttcttttttctgaatttatacttttcttttttcttgtctgaatgggtccgaaactactaatatttttcatatgaaaaggacagaggttgtagatttggaggttcctatagaagatacttcagtaacatcaacatttgctgcaactcaagcacatggtaatgccctaatacttctttcgTGGGCAATCCTCCAAAAAAACAGAAAAGAACAattccttgtagtcgagaccctagccttggggataatgatagaaaaacatctgaagtttgggatcattacacataatttttttaataaaatgggagaattgaaggcaaaatgcaagtattgccccaaagtttgggatcattacacagagttttttttatttcatatattttcattttaattttaggtagtctttatgtttaattaatatatatgtttgtaacaacaactaaaagcacctatgctctactttatttcttggtatgtgtattaagatgacaaaaatggtgcagccactactaagttagtttttagctctatatgtaatagtttagcaactttgggtaacttgagtactacactatcactaatagtgaaaatgtttccaTGATGTATATCGTTcaaccttaaactataaataaaagttatcgtttgaataaaaaaaaagacatgtctttttcaactttttaatgttttactgataagtctcatggctgctagtcataaaccgaaaaatcgaaccaaaccgaaccaacccgacaataaccaaaccggtggttattattttatttggtttggttatggttttagatatttaaaaaccgactaaattggtttggttatggttttaatcaataaccgacccaaaccgaaccatgaacacccctaattgTGGCGGAAAATGAAGGCAGTGGACTACGGGGATTGCcaaatcccgctgacccgaacctcATCGATTCGAGGGAgggactcaaccggcaaaataccatggaccaggagaatgccgccctaccggccatcgatcctctaaatactcacaattccgttACATTGTCTCGGACCCAGGGCCGGAGGGAACCGGATGCACCAAATGACAATGTtaacttgcgtttaatttttgaaatgctaCAGGAACAAAGGGCGGCAATCGCCAATCAAGGAATCGCGATTTCCCGGTTGCAGAGCAGAAAATATGAAGCAGAGCCGGGTAAGACAAAGGGTGTTGCCGAAACCGAAAGAAATGAGGCACGAATGGTTGAGAGCAACGGCTCCGGATTCGGTTCttctaccgaggttctaaagatgctcgaaactttggcgaaacgggtagactcaaccgaaaagagggtcgaaacatacaattctcgggtggattatatcccgggggctccgcctttactgaaggggccgaattcgaaaatGTACATCCAAAGGACTTTTCCTCCGAGCGcagccccgaaactgatcccaaagaggttcaaaatgcccgatatacagaaatatgacggcacaacggacccgcacgagcatgtgacctcatacacctgtgccataaaaggcaatgatatggaggaagatgaaattgagtcagtgttgttgaaaaaatttggggaaactctgtcaaagggagtGTTGATGTGGTACGACcacctgcccgagcattcgatcacttcttttgaaatgctcgttgatgccttcgtaaaggctcatgccggtgccaaaaaggtacaggcccgcaaggccgatatcttccgaataacccaaagggattatgagttactgcgtgagttcgtcaaccggttccagagggaacggatggaactccctccggttccagaagaatgggccgcgcaagctttcacaaaggggctgaACGTGCTAAGTTCAactgcttcgttcaaattaaaagaaaatttgctggaatacgaggctgtgacatgggccgatgtccataatcGGTATGAATCggagattcgggtggaggataaTCAGTTCGAGCTCACCCCAGTCCCGGTAAAAATGGATAGAAGTTTTGAGAAGCCAAGGAAGGGTTATGTAACAAAGGCCGAATCATCGAGagaaaggtttcggccatactcccattcggagagacAAAATTTTAGGTCGGAAAAGTCAAGGGAGAGCCCAAGCCGTTTCTCAGGACGGGGTAGCAAGCAGGTCGAGCGCCCATCAAACAGCCGGgggctctcgttcaggagcgatgccggaagttctgcCAGTAATAAGGGTCCGCCAAAGATTTCAGAGTataacttcaacgttagtacttcgggccgcgtcccggatgtaagatggccaaaacctctaaggtcagatccgggccaacgggatcagagcatggtgtgtgaatatcacggaatcCATGGCCATAGAATCGAGGATTGTcaccagttgagagaagaggtagcccggttattgaagaACGGTCACTTCCGAGATCTgttgagcgagcgagccaaaagtcattacaaggaaagagaagctcatcgaagggccgagccggtcgaaccccagcatacaatcaacatgatagttatGGGTATTGAcgcccctcgggggccggtaatgaaacggacaaagGTTTCTATTGTTCATGAAAAGCGCATCTGAGATCACTCAATCGGGGGCTCTATTTTCTTCAACGACGaagacgcagagggcatcatccaaccgcacaatgatgcattggtaatttctgtacttttCTTTAAAACTAAGATTAAATGTattctgattgacccaggtagctcggccaacatcatccgatggagagtggtcgaacagctaggactGCTCGATCGGATCGTACCGgtggcccgggtactcagcgggttcaatacggtgagcgaaaccacgaagggggagatctcattgcccgtgaacgtggatggcaccattcaacaaacggtgttctatgtgatcgaaggggacatgaaatataatacACTATtaggcagaccctggatacatagcatgagggcggtgccctcaacactgcatcagttgctgaaattccccaccccggatggggtgaaaaccatccgaggtgagcagcccgcagcaagggaaatgttcgcggtAGAGGAAGCGGCGTCTCGGCCTAAGGAGCAGGCTCAGGAGGAAAAGGATATAACCGGaggggaggtcccccaatagcaatcAAAGTATACCGGGTCGGATCCagtgcatgaagaggatgatttcgaggtacccagatcattcgtcatgtcggatgactcggatgcaaccaagtcaaccgtagaggagctggagcagatcatcttgttagagtacctaccggacagaaagatatacctgggcacggggcttaccccggagctcaggcgcaaattaattgagtttcttcgagttaacgccgattgctttgcatggtcgcatatagatatgacaggtatatcaccggaaatagcaactcacaagctcagcctgaACGGGAAGTTTTCCCCGGTGAATCAAAAAAGAAGTcccatggcagaggcaaaacacgccttcatgaaagacgaggtaacaaagattttaaaaataggttctatccgggaagtgaagtacccggattggcttgctaacgtggtggtagtgcccaaaaaaggtaataaatttcgaatgtgtgtcgattataaggatttaaacaaggcatgcccgaaggactcaattttattgcctcacatcgatagaatgatcgatgcgacggcaggacatgagatgttaagttttctcgatgcttactacgggtataaccaaattcggatgcacaaggaggatcaagagaaaacatccttcatcacccgatatgggacttactgttataacgtcatgcctttcggccTAATCCCTGTGGAGGTTGGCGAACTGAccctccggttcaggtataccaccgaagaatcaaacgaggaggccat
Encoded here:
- the LOC132605099 gene encoding zinc finger protein BALDIBIS-like isoform X2 → MMSDDGLSSLAFIQDPKSNSNSNPSSNNPNPNSNPSAKRKRNLPGKPDAEVIALSPKSLMATNRFLCEICNKGFQRDQNLQLHRRGHNLPWKLKQRNKNEVIKKKVYICPEKTCIHHDPSRALGDLTGIKKHYSRKHGEKKWKCEKCSKKYAIQSDWKAHTKICGTREYKCDCGTLFSRKDSFITHRAFCDALAEESARFTSVPSATNLNFRNEILLHGGFSNNLQHSGNPQFGSNLFRPEFMGLGLDFAISHHHQLNNVDGQKPRIPLWLDNNMNPNSGNDFLVASSSSTTSNLPHHELVQMAAHNNNQQWFINGGGGNDDSGIGSSSSQLPSRVLLKEEEENKRNLSETINSMYYNNNHHQETTTTNMSATALLQKAAQMGSTRSNSALFGTGFGLMGYSFSKSNGQGQFAANDQNLNGLMMNSPSTVSSLTPNVNQGNRLLFGDMSSSSLDGINANGKSSDPFLNKGKQVNLSRNGAIEGSLTRDFLGVGRNESSPFLSKDELAKFQNISSSAMGLSQYNGSH
- the LOC132605099 gene encoding zinc finger protein BALDIBIS-like isoform X1, whose amino-acid sequence is MMSDDGLSSLAFIQDPKSNSNSNPSSNNPNPNSNPSAKRKRNLPGKPDPDAEVIALSPKSLMATNRFLCEICNKGFQRDQNLQLHRRGHNLPWKLKQRNKNEVIKKKVYICPEKTCIHHDPSRALGDLTGIKKHYSRKHGEKKWKCEKCSKKYAIQSDWKAHTKICGTREYKCDCGTLFSRKDSFITHRAFCDALAEESARFTSVPSATNLNFRNEILLHGGFSNNLQHSGNPQFGSNLFRPEFMGLGLDFAISHHHQLNNVDGQKPRIPLWLDNNMNPNSGNDFLVASSSSTTSNLPHHELVQMAAHNNNQQWFINGGGGNDDSGIGSSSSQLPSRVLLKEEEENKRNLSETINSMYYNNNHHQETTTTNMSATALLQKAAQMGSTRSNSALFGTGFGLMGYSFSKSNGQGQFAANDQNLNGLMMNSPSTVSSLTPNVNQGNRLLFGDMSSSSLDGINANGKSSDPFLNKGKQVNLSRNGAIEGSLTRDFLGVGRNESSPFLSKDELAKFQNISSSAMGLSQYNGSH